One genomic segment of Helianthus annuus cultivar XRQ/B chromosome 14, HanXRQr2.0-SUNRISE, whole genome shotgun sequence includes these proteins:
- the LOC110904638 gene encoding U-box domain-containing protein 14, producing the protein MADQEGGDLVSQLVDSVREISGLPECRNAVRKMYGNLMRRVKLLSPLFEELKDSEQQLDDGDLKGLQALRVALNLALEVLKSVNDGSKIYQALQIEKTAGKFHAVTTQIEEALSQIRYQRLNLSEEVHEQIELVHVQFKRAKGRMDSFDLQLQRDLATVNKGKEPDLETIKRLSEKLHLTTVNDLRRESTAIHDMMSATDGRPEEDCIDMMSFLLKEVKGCVMLGNPEVDIVEGEKSVMRHRSPVIPDDFRCPISLELMKDPVIVSTGQTYERSSIQKWLDAGHKTCPKTQQTLLHTALTPNYVLKSLIALWCDSNGVELPKSNNKPGRSGSECDRTVIGSLLQKLVIGDSDEQRSAAGELRLLAKRNADNRVCIAEAGAIPLLVELLSSRDGRTQEHAVTALLNLSINEANKGIIVSVGAIPEIVDVLKNGSTEARENAAATLFSLSVVDENKVAIGAAGAIPPLIDLLQEGTPRGKKDAATAIFNLCIYQGNKVRAVRAGIVPPLMRLLKDASGGMMDEALAILAILASHHEGKMAIAEADPMEVLVEVIRSGSARNRENGSAVLWSLCAGDIRLLKIVKELGAEEVLKELSENGTDRAKRKAGSVLELLQRIDSVETVVG; encoded by the exons ATGGCCGATCAAGAAGGAGGAGATTTGGTGAGTCAACTCGTTGACTCAGTCAGAGAAATTTCAGGGTTACCCGAGTGCAGAAACGCTGTAAGGAAGATGTATGGGAACTTGATGAGGAGAGTGAAGCTTTTGAGCCCTTTGTTTGAGGAACTTAAAGATAGTGAACAACAGCTTGATGATGGTGATCTTAAAGGGCTGCAGGCTTTGAGAGTTGCTTTGAATTTGGCTTTGGAGGTTCTAAAATCGGTCAATGATGGCAGTAAGATTTATCAG GCGCTTCAAATCGAGAAAACCGCAGGGAAGTTTCATGCAGTAACAACACAGATTGAAGAGGCGCTGAGCCAAATTCGTTATCAAAGACTCAATCTATCTGAGGAAGTTCATGAACAG atTGAACTTGTGCATGTACAATTTAAAAGAGCGAAAGGGAGAATGGATTCTTTCGATTTGCAGCTTCAGCGAGATTTGGCTACGGTGAACAAGGGAAAAGAGCCTGATCTCGAAACAATCAAAAGACTATCTGAAAAGCTGCATCTCACAACGGTTAACGATCTAAGGAGGGAATCAACTGCGATTCATGATATGATGTCAGCGACTGATGGACGTCCTGAAGAAGATTGCATTGACATGATGTCGTTTCTTTTAAAGGAAGTTAAAGGTTGTGTGATGTTGGGTAATCCGGAAGTTGATATCGTGGAGGGGGAAAAGAGTGTGATGAGGCATCGATCTCCTGTGATTCCGGATGATTTTAGGTGCCCGATATCTCTTGAATTGATGAAAGATCCCGTGATTGTGTCGACTGGGCAG ACGTATGAGAGATCGTCTATTCAAAAATGGCTCGACGCTGGACACAAAACATGTCCAAAAACTCAACAAACATTGCTACACACGGCATTGACTCCAAATTATGTCTTAAAAAGTCTAATTGCTTTATGGTGCGATAGTAACGGTGTTGAGCTTCCTAAATCTAACAACAAACCAGGACGAAGCGGTTCAGAGTGCGATCGAACGGTGATCGGCTCGTTGCTCCAAAAACTTGTGATTGGGGACTCGGATGAACAACGATCGGCTGCTGGTGAGCTTCGGTTATTAGCCAAAAGAAATGCTGATAACCGAGTATGCATAGCCGAAGCCGGAGCTATTCCGCTTTTAGTAGAATTATTATCATCTCGAGACGGTAGAACTCAAGAACATGCCGTCACCGCCCTCTTGAATTTATCAATAAACGAGGCTAATAAAGGGATCATCGTGAGCGTTGGAGCAATACCCGAAATCGTCGACGTTTTAAAAAACGGGAGTACAGAAGCTCGAGAAAACGCAGCCGCCACCCTTTTCAGCTTATCAGTGGTGGACGAAAACAAAGTCGCCATCGGTGCCGCCGGCGCAATCCCGCCGCTAATCGATTTGCTCCAAGAAGGGACACCTCGAGGAAAAAAAGACGCGGCGACCGCCATTTTCAACCTATGCATCTATCAAGGAAACAAGGTTCGGGCAGTCCGGGCAGGGATTGTACCACCGTTGATGAGACTGTTGAAAGATGCCAGCGGCGGGATGATGGATGAGGCGTTGGCGATTTTGGCGATACTTGCTAGCCACCATGAAGGGAAGATGGCTATTGCGGAAGCGGATCCGATGGAGGTTTTGGTGGAGGTGATTCGGTCTGGGTCGGCCCGGAACCGGGAAAACGGGTCAGCGGTTTTGTGGTCTTTGTGCGCGGGTGATATTCGGCTGTTGAAAATTGTGAAGGAGCTTGGGGCTGAAGAAGTGTTGAAGGAACTGTCTGAGAATGGAACTGATAGAGCAAAGAGAAAAGCTGGAAGTGTGCTGGAACTTCTTCAAAGAATTGATTCTGTTGAAACAGTAGTTGGTTAa